A segment of the Macrotis lagotis isolate mMagLag1 chromosome 8, bilby.v1.9.chrom.fasta, whole genome shotgun sequence genome:
TGGACTTCTTCCTCCATCTTAGGTTTGAGGAGCTGACCAATCTTATCCGCACCATCCGGAATGCCATGAAAATTCGGGATGTCACTAAATGTCTTGAAGAATTTGAGCTCCTGGGAAAGGCATTTGGAAAAGCTAAGAGCATTGTGGACAAAGAGGGTGTCCCCCGATTCTACATCCGCATCTTAGCTGATCTGGAGGACTATCTCAATGAGGTTTGAGGCTGGGGTGGGGATTTTAGTGGAACAAAAGAGACTTAAGAACTAGGATCCTGTTTCTGTCATGAAACTGGGATTGGAAAAGCATTTTATCCTCACTGCCTTACCCTCTTGTTtcaaacttttattttccttatccttttacttttatttctaatCCCTTAGCTTTGGGAGgacaaggagggaaagaagaagatgAACAAGAACAATGCAAAGGCTCTGAGCACCCTGCGTCAGAAGATCCGTAAATATAATCGGGATTATGAAGCCCAGATCACCAGTTATAAGCAGGTCAGGAAAATTGTAGTGCACTGTAGTATTTTGTAATTCATTTCGTtcattgagcatttattaagtgactatggCAATATTGTGCTTGATGTTGGGATTAGACCATATGACATATAAAAAGAACTGGGGGATAGTTTATTGGGGTTTGTTGGAGCCAGGTGTTTTCAAGGAATGGTAGCATCCTCACTCCTCTGCCATTCTCCACCTCCAGAATCCCGAACAGTCTGCAGATGAGGACGCTGAGAAAAATGAGGAGGACTCAGAAGGTAAGAGTGAAGTGCTGATTGGAAAGAATGAAGGCAGAAGCTGGAGGTGGGGGTGTTATTCCttactttggtttcttttttatccCATAGTCTTATTCGCACTTGTTTAACCTCACTTTGACTTCTTTCCAGGTTCTTCCTCTtcagatgaggatgaggatggtcTTAGTGCCACAAGTTTCTTGAAGAAGAAGTCTGAGGCACCATCTGGGGAAAGTCGCAAATTCCTCAAGAAGATGGAGGTGAGAGCTGGGGGAAGAAGATAGGGACAAGAGAAGTCTGTCTGCTGTAGGTCATATTTTGGTCCATGGAGAAACCTCATAAAATTTGGCTCCACATACTagaaattattctataaaaatatcagaaatataCCTGCCACTTGAAACTGTTTATTGCTTTTTGTTCATctcctgtttttctttcccttaaggaTGAAGATGAGGACTCTGAAGATTCAGATGATGATGAAGACTGGGGTTCAGATTCCACTTCCTCTGACTCTGACTCAGAGGAGGATGATGGGAAATATACCTTGTTGGCTTCCAAATTCCTTAAAAAGTGAGTAAAGCAAAGGAAATTATGGAGCTAATTTAGGGCAGTTCCACAGAAATAGTGTTTATGAATGGGGGCTAAATTGCAAAAATCCAACATTGTTTAATGATGAATTAATCCTGTCACTGTAAAAGAATGTTTTCTTTGACACTTGTGTAGGTCATGTCTGTTAGTAGTTCAGTATtcagatctcagtttcttttgtgATTGAGGGTGAGCAGTAGCTCCTCCAAATCCAGCTCGAGCCTTGAATTAGGTCAGTAGAGACAAGGGAAACTGAGGAATGGTAGAATGGCAGAGCTGAGTGTGGAGGCTCTTTAAGGGCAGTAGGTCTAATTTCATGTCTTCCTCGGTGCAGAGAGAGCACCACAGACAAAAAGGCTGCAGAAAAGAAGCGAGAGGACAAAGCCAAGAAGAAGCATGACCGAAAATCCAAGCGCctggatgaggaggaggaggataatgAAGGCGGGGAGTGGGAGAGGGTTCGAGGAGGGGCACCTCTCGTCAAGGTGAGGTTTTCAGGGCTGGAGTGAAGTATATGGGGCATTATGGGGATCAGTAAGGGAGTGGGAGGAGCCAAGGCAATGAGGGTACCTTGATGGCCGTGGGTGTGACGGGGGCATGTGTTGCCTAGGAGAAGCCTAAAATGTTTGCCAAGGGAACAGAGATTACCCATGCAATTGTAGTCAAGAAGCTGAATGAGATCCTGCAAGCTCGTGGCAAGAAAGGAACTGACCGGTGAGACTTGTCACTGTATTTTATTCTATCCACCACATAGAGGAAGGGTTGGTGGGAGGGAACTTTGGATTTAGAAATGGCTGAGAGAAGATATTCACCAAAGTGATTCTAgtaggaagtgtgtgtgtgtggggggcgggGGTTAGTGCTCAAAGAAAGGTGTTGTATTGGATTGGAGTTTGAAGTTTGGCCTATAAACCTTCTTTTCTGTCCCTACACAGAGCAGCCCAAATTGAGCTGTTGCAACTGCTGGTTCAGATCGTAGCAGAAAATAATCTAGGTGAAGGGGTGATTGTTAAGATCAAATTCAACATCATTGCTTCCCTTTATGACTACAACCCCAATCTGGCCACATATATGAAGGTGAGAATCAAAGTATTTTGGGATTTAAAAATTGGGACTAATTTTAAGGAAAGAACATTGAAAATTTGTCTGTGAAGACTTTGCTGCTGTAGGAATAGCCAGAAGAACAGAAAAGCACAATCTTatataagttttttaaaagtactgGTTAAAGTAACATGTTAGAAAAATGAAAGTTCTTAAAAGGAAGAAAGTTGGGTTCCTACTCTATGGTaacttctttttccccttcctcaccTCTTGGCAGCCAGAGATGTGGCAGAAGTGCTTAGATTGCATCAATGAATTGATGGATATCTTGTTTGCAAATCCTAACATCTTCGTGGGagagaatattttggaagagagtgagAACCTATCCAATTTTGAACAGGTAAttaggaaaaagagaatgagaaactGATGGTATGGAGAAAAGCAAAGTGATTTCAATTGGAGTAGAGACCTGGTGGATCTTGTTCTTGGATTGGAGTTTGATTCCTTTAAACTGttatttacttttccttctttcttcccaccTCAGCCACTTCGTGTTCGTGGTTGTATCCTAACTCTGGTGGAAAGGATGGATGAAGAGTTTACCAAGATCATGCAGAACACAGATCCTCATTCCCAAGGTAAGACGGGATCTATATGCTTAGGGTAACTGAATACATGAAAATGATGTAAAATGCTTCCAATGGAAAATTCAGATGTCACTGCCTTCCTTTCAAATGGGTAAATCAGAGCTTGAAATTTCTGATTACTATTTGGGGTCAAAATCTTCTGGTTGACTGGTGGGAGGAATTGTCCATTGATGTCTTGTTGAGTGAGTGAGTAGTATCATCACCAACAAAAGTCATTTGTCTGGTGGGTGACCTTTCCCTAATTAGTCTGTTTTAGAAGTTAACCAGTGACTCATTCATCAAATAGTGATCACTTACTTATTCACCAGACTGTGAGGGACTCTACAAAGAAATACAACAAACCCTGTATTTTaggaacaggaaaaataaaaaaaaaacttgcatgaataaCCAGGATATAAAGTTCTATTTAAGTTCAGCATGGGGGAAAGGATACCAGTAGTCAGCTTTGTAATGGTTCAGAGGAGAGAGTAATAGGGTAATGAAGAAAGGTTTCAGAAGTAAAGGTGGCAATGTTTGTAGCTAGCCTTTGaatgttaatattttaatagatgtATTCGGGTTATTTGTAAGCATTCATTTCCTAATATTTGAAGAACTTTGAGACTAAGAAGGGAAGTTGAgtatgaagtgtgtgtgtgtgtgtgtgtgtgtgtgtgtgtgtgtgtgtgtgtgtgtatgcatgcgcATGTGTGCGCAAAATGCTGGGGATCAGGGAAAGGAAAGCCTTCATAAATACTATACTTGAGCTGAGTTTTAAAGGATGGAATGATGAGGCTGAGTACATTCTAGCTTATGCAGAGACCTGGAGAcgagagagagaaaactgagaaactgaAACACAGCCAGCTTGACTTGGATCAGAGTACTGTgtaaaaattctcaaaataggtattcattttactttattgAGTAAAGTAAATCATGTTCACTAATAATGAGTGGGaagccaaaaaacccccaaaactccTATACTACTTTGATGCTGAGTTATCCCGTTGTAAAATGATGAAAGGGTAACTAAATGTGGCACAGTGGAATAgcgtgctggacctggagtcacatcaacttatcttcctgaattcagatctggcctaGGACACTAGctggtgaccctgggcatgtcacttaattgTGTTTCcttcagggcttttttttttttttttttttttttaagatttttgcaaggcaaatgggggttaagtggcttgctcaaggccacacagctaggtaattattaagtgtctgagaccagatttgaacccaggtactcttgactccagggccggtgctttatccactgctccacctagccgcccattgAAGGGCTTTCAATGTCAGATGAGAagtttattttatcctagaggtaagaTGGACCCATTGGAGTTTGATTTAGGGgacagataagaatcaggatgattggagatggctctggatgtgtgGCAAtctgttaagtgacttttccaaagtcatacagccTAATAACTGTCCGAGGCTGAAttggactcctgactccaaagacagtactctatgcactgtgccagcTAGCAGACTGGAGGTAGAGCTACTTAGGATACTATTTTTTATAGCATTTTCACTGATTACTAAACCTAAAATATAGAAACTCTCCTTGGATCTTCCTGGTTTTTTACCTGTCTTCCTTATCTTCTCATGTCTGAGGGCACCTATCCTAGGTTACAAAGAGACTTGTAAACAAATTTAGGGCAGAGGCGATACTATCCTGAACCagagggtaatttttttttctttttgggcaaagcagtggagttaagtgatttgcccaaggtcacacagataggtagtTAAGAGTCtgagcactggatttgaactcgggtcctcctgtctcgtgggctggtgctctatccattatgtcacctagctgtcccaagaggGATAATTCTTCAAATAGAAGGAGACAAGTCATACTGGTAACTCCAGTTTTAGGCAAAATTATATGCATTGGTTGAGACAAAGATCTGTGGGAGGAAAGCTTTTACATAACggattgttatttgtccttctaGAAAAGTACCAATGATTTCAAGAAGGTGATATCTTGAATTTGTAAAGTAGTTAGATTTACATGAAGCAGCTCTGTGCAAAGTCactgcttcactttcttctccagaccAGGGAAGAAATAAGGGGGAAATGTCCTCCCTTACTCAGTTTAAACAAACCAATCTGGGAGGGCAAGGCTCTGGCAAAAACAGAAACATACTATTCACATTCAATCTGAACCATCAAAACCCAAACAGTGACCAACTGTGGCTTGGGCTGGGACCTATTGTTGGTCAATCAGTGAGAGCCAGTGGGTTTTGGATTTGAGGCATGGTTAAATAGTTCCATTTGAATCCCAATGGACTTTATTAAAGCTTGGTTTTCCAATATGtatttcaaaaaacaataaatgaaataacatgagGCAAAAGAGTGAATtgtcccagtttttttttaatgatagcatAAATAAGTAACgaagagcaaaaaagaaatctaatctGTAAACTTCAGGATTTCTTGTGAggtttcagcaatcaaaatttacattcctttgggcaaAGTACCCACAGGTAAGGTTATGATTCCCTATGTGgacagaaagaggaggaaagaagaaaggagcagCATTGCCCAACTAGAACTGGCTACTTGGGTCCCTAATGGGGTTGTTGCTGTTACTCCTCACagattgttgtttgtctttcattcttggaGAGCTGTGACATCcagaaggtgatttttttttttaaagaaagattttattttgatttttacagtttttacccctattcttgcttccccccaaagaagtagtctgttagtctttacattgtttccatggtacacattgatctaagctgaatgtgatgagaaagaaatcagatccttaaggaagaaaaataaaatacaagagatagcaaaattacatattaagataatgggttttttttttcttaattaaaggtaatagtctttggtctttgttcaaactccacagttctttctctggatacagatggttttctccattgcagttaGCCCAAAATGGTCCCTGGTTGCTGCACTGATGggaatgagcaaggccatcaaggttgatcatcacccctgtgttgctgttagggtgtacaatgttttttttggttctgctcatctcgctcagcatcaattcatgaaaatccttctaggctttcctgaattcccatccctcctggtttctaatagaacattagtgttccattacattcatataccacaatttggttatttctcagttgatggatattcacttaatttccaattctttgccaccacaaacagggctgctgtgaatatttttgtacaagtgatgcttttacccttttccataatctcttcaggatatagactcagtagtggtattgctgaatcaaaggatattcacatttttgttgccctttgggcataattcctgatttctctccagaaggagttggatgagttcacagctccaccaacaatgcattagtgtcccagatttcccatatctgGAAGGTGATGTTTTGACAAGTGAATTGGATCAAAGTGAGTTAGGGTTGTGCAGTGACCAGCCTCACCCTCTCCTCCAAAGCTATCTGGGTCAAGTGGCAAGATATGATCAGGACAACTGGGCAATAGAGGAATATTTGGGAAAGACAGATCTAGGCAGTGGGACCAAGGATGGACTGGGGAGCAAGAATGCCTGGGTTCATATTGTGCATCTGGAATTTCctgttgtattattttattttaaaatcacttttaacCTCTCAGAGATTTAAATTTTCTCATTGTAATGTAGAGTTAATGAAACTATTTCAGAGGATTGTTGGAAGATCAAATGACAATAAGTGGCTGGAAAGCACTTTTTAAATCTAAAAAGAGTTTAAGTTGCTTCTGTTTCTTTGAGATCTTTTGGTAAGaaacaaaaacctttttttcaatATACCAGAATATGTGGAACATCTCAAGGATGAGGCCCGTGTCTGTGCCATCATTGAGCGTGTTCAGCGCTACCTGCAGGAAAAAGGAACAACTGAGGAGATCTGTCGCATCTACCTTCGCCGTGTACTCCATACTTACTACAAGTTTGACTATAAGGCCCATCAGCGGCAGCTTGCACCCCCAGAAGGGTCCTCAAAGGTACGAGAATGGGGGAGAAAAGACATTCAGGAAGTTTCCTATTAACTTTCACATTTATCATAGAGAGAGACTCATTTTTCTGGGATGAGTGAGGAATAGACTTTGATGACAAGTATTTCTTCGAAATTACAGGGAAATCTAGTGTTTATAAAGATGGTACTGAGAGACCATGCTCTGCCTGCAATTTCTTatgttctttgttgttgtttccaGTCAGAACAAGATCAGGCTGAAAATGAGGGGGAGGATTCAGCTGTATTGATGGAAAGGCTATGCAAGTACATATATGCCAAGGATCGGACAGACAGAATTCGGACATGTGCAATCCTCTGCCATATCTACCACCATGCTCTTCACTCTCGCTGGTACCAAGCTCGGGACCTCATGCTCATGAGTCACCTACAGGACAACATTCAGCATGCAGACCCTCCTGTGCAGGTGGGAGGGCAGAGTGGATGGAGAGGGCCTGGGGATCCATGAGTTGGTGGGGGGGATGTTCTCTATTCCTCTTCAGTTACAGACTGGTTTAACCAGAAGAACCACCTGTCTGGCTCATGAACATTTAAATTAGAGACTCAAGAGTGTCTTAATTCCTCATGTCTTTGCTCTGGTTTGTCATCCATCAAGAAAGATGGAGTGACCAGCAGGTAGAACACTGCTAGGTGCCCAGGAGACTTTGTACTTGAAAAACTTAAGTCTAGTTGGGTAGTCAAGAATGTAAAGGAATCCTTGGTTTAGGGCTCTCTGAACTGAGTCAGCTTCCTCAGAAATCTCAGTTTTTCCTTGGAACACCTGGAGAGGACCTTGCCTTTAGCCATAGagcttttgcttttccttttcactggttatttcaaataaatttagaGCTGATATTCCAGGGTAGTAAGGTTGTTAGGAGGATATATTTTAAAACACTACTAAATTTCAAATTGAATGGTATTTCTAGCCATAGCTACCTAGATTTTGCTTGTCTTGTGCTTCTCTTTAGATCTTAAGTTTCCATATCCTTCAAGGTCCCCCATTTTGTCTTAAAATATCCCTTTGAAGCTTTAGAACAAGTGATCTGTAGTGTTGAACACAAATAAAATGATCATCCCTACAAAATATTCAgtgacttagaaaaaccacaatTTGACACCTATGTCAAATCTGAGGtctttgaaatttgaaatatgGCTAGCTATAAAAAACAAAGTGATCTTTGATCTGCTAGAtcaacatattaaaatatttaattcatgatatacaaaattaataataCTATTACATTAACCATAATATTTGTGGAACCAATAGTTTCATACACTATTTGCATATCTCATCCTTTTCTAGTAGCTTCTCTAGCAACAGCATCTATGGTCAGGGTTGCTACTTCTAGGATCACCATATTCTTCAAAGCCTACAGACTTCTCCAACTGCATAGGGGAAGCAACCTGTCATTCCCTGACATTCTGAATTGGGTTAAGTAGTGCATTTTCAGTAGAAGGAGGAGTAAGTAGTAGAGTCAGGAACCATTTGCAAGATAACTTATTCAGCAGAGTTTAAGTGAGGAATTCTTAGCTGTATTTTAATATATCTGGGGTTCATAAGCTTCACTGCACTGCTAGAGGattccagaaaacaaaaaaggtaaagacTTCCCTGGTGTGTTGGGAAAAGTATTTGTCTTCCAGCTCTGATACTCAGTAGTTGTGGGGCTAAGGTCACTTCTTTCTGAACTTcttccctcatttttaaaatggggataataacattgCAGATGGTGGTTGTCAGGAAAGGGCTATGTGGATGTGAGGTGCCAAAATTACTTGAGGATTGGGACAGAGTGAAGGTCAGTCATCAGATATGCTTTATGTTGTAGTAGAGGGAAATAGAAGAAGCTAGAACAAATAGACTTCTATCCTTGATGGATTCACAGCTTCTGCAGAAAAAGAGCTAACTTCACATCCAGAAGACCCAGTTCTGACCCATGTTGTCTTGGTGACCCTCAACTAGTCACTCAATATACCCAGTGCCCAAGGCAATTCTGTTAAGATGCTGAGAAAACCTTGAGCTGCACTAGATTAATAATAGCACAGGTCTTTATCCCTGTTCATCAAATAGGAAGTCCTGGGTTAGCAATGTTGTGTGAGATTGTGGAGTTTATTCTCACCAGAGCTTAAGTTGGATGTTGGGTGTGAGAACTCCcctgtctccttttccttcttatgggctgtatttttctctccctctagaTCCTTTATAATCGTACCATGGTGCAGTTGGGCATCTGTGCTTTCCGCCAGGGCCTAACCAAGGATGCACACAATGCCCTGCTGGACATTCAGTCCAGTGGTCGGGCTAAGGAACTGCTGGGGCAGGGTCTACTGCTCAGGAGCCTACAGGAGCGAAACCAGGAGCAGGAGAAGGTGGAGCGACGACGCCAGGTGCCCTTCCACTTGCATATCAACCTGGAACTGCTTGAATGTGTCTATTTGGTATCTGCTATGCTTCTGGAGATCCCATACATGGCAGCTCACGAAAGTGATGCTCGGAGGCGCATGATTAGCAAACAGTTTCATCACCAACTACGAGTGGGAGAGCGGCAGCCCCTGCTTGGTGAGCTACAGCATCTTGGGGTACTCATCCTGGTTGTGGTCTTGCTCCTGCTTATCTAGTCTTAATAGGAAGATTCTTTACCACacttacatttattttctctgagtGATGATTATAATAGTATGATAAAGTTCTTTCATAGTGTAGCTGCAAATGCAGAAGTGTTTCCTAGAATATGTTCACTGGCTCGCTTTCGAGTTTTTCCTTGTGTCCATGATGATTTTACACATTGTATTACAGCAGAAAGTTTTCCCAGGTTCCACTCTCAGAATATTAgaggtgaaaaaatattttatagatatctcttctcattttataaatgaaagggGGAGTGATTTATTTACCTCAGGTAGTTAGGGCTAGAACCAAACTAGAACCTAGTATTTTCTATCCTCTTAGCTGAATGGTTGCCCATTAATACTTAAAGGAGTTATCCTGCTTCTAGAAGTTCTATCTCATTCTAGTACTGCATCTTTAAAGTCATACCAGGCCTCATTTTACTACTTGTCCAATTCTCTAGGTCCACCTGAGTCAATGAGGGAACATGTAGTAGCAGCTTCTAAAGCCATGAAGATGGGAGACTGGAAGACTTGCCACAGCTTTATTATTAATGAGAAGATGAATGGGAAAGTCTGGGATTTGTTCCCTGAGGCCAACAAAGTCCGTACCATGCTAGTTAGGTAAAAATGGGAATGAGGAGACCTTGATGTTGTGCTGCTGGGGAGGAGGGATCACTAGAGTCCATTTGGTTGGTGGggagaatagaaaataatagttacctttcttctttttccccccacagaaagatccaggaAGAGTCATTGCGTACCTATCTTTTCACCTACAGTAGTGTCTACGACTCTATTAGGTTTGAGGGTATAGGGATTCTGAGTCTTGGGAGGGAAAAGGGCCTGGGCTTAGTTGATAAATAGctttgcttttctaattttttcctacCTTCTTTCCAGCATGGAGACCTTGTCTGATATGTTCCAGCTGGATCTGCCCACAGTTCATTCCATAATCAGCAAAATGATCATTAGTGAGGAGCTTATggtaaagagggaaggagggtggtAGATCCTTAAGAGAGgggatagcagttcttttcagaGGAAAGTAAccaaagaaagggaaatggattTCATTCTGACTCTGTCTAATCCCATCTATTTCTTTCTGTGCTCCTCAAAAACTAAGGCCTCTCTGGACCAGCCAACACAAACAGTGGTGATGCATCGCACTGAGCCCACTGCCCAGCAGAACCTGGCCCTGCAGCTGGCAGAAAAACTGGGCAGCTTGGTAGAAAACAATGAGCGTGTCTTCGACCATAAGCAGGGTACCTATGGAGGCTATTTTAGAGGTGAGACTCCtacattatcttccattttttatGCCACTCCCATTCACTGTCTTCTGATATCACTacacaattttttccctttctattttgacctttttcctcttccccttccagaTCAGAAAGATGGCTACCGAAAAAATGAGGGAGGCTACATGCGTCGGGGAGGCTACCGCCAACAGCAGTCACAGACTTCCTACTGACCACCTCAGGAACTGCAGAGTAATTAAACTGAAATGTAACTTCCATGCAGAGTAATTAAAAGTCTACATTGTGTTGATGTGATTCTGGAAGTGAGCAGTGCAGGCACTGCCAGTGTGGATTGTGTTCACTGGGGTGGAGTTCCTTTGAGCTTGGCTCAAGTCACTTGTGGCTCAGGTGTGGGGAGGAAGGTCCCCAGACCTGAAGGATGAACCACAGATTTGCAAGCTATTGCAGTATTGTCTCCAGGAGACACTGTCGGGATCACATTAGTGTGTGGGAAGGGAGAGCACATATACCTTGAACTTCTTGGAATTTGTGTAAAGCAAACTTCCTAATGGGGAGAAAGTAATTTAGTCTTCAAGATTCCTGCTTAGTGTTGGTCAATTGAGCTATGTGGAGCCATCAACATTAATGTTCATTGAAAGAATACTCATCACTTATTAAGAGCCAGCCACTGTGGCTGTGTGCCCCAACTGTTGTGATGTGATGATACACAAGTGGCACATTCTCTGCCTATGATTTTGCCTGGGAGATAACAAGTAAATGAAATACTTGTGTGATCAGGAAGTTGAAATGAAAGTCCATAGACTGGAGGGGTAAGGAGAAGGTGGGATGTGACTGGAACTTTTCTGTTTCATGGAAATTTGAAGAATTGGTCAGTGTGACCCTGAGATTAGGTGCAAGCTAACTGGTTTTAAAATATGcacttgtggggcagctaggtggtgtagtggatagagcactggccttggagtcaggagtacctgagttcaaatccggcctcagacacttaataattacctagtcgtgtggccttgggcaagtcacttaaccccattgccttgcaaaatctaaaaaaaaatatgcactTGTATTGCAGGTGTCCACAATCGTTGTCAAGGTCTAGGGGAGGAGAGGGATACTTACACCTGCTTCTCTTTAATTTTTGGCCATTTAGTGACTCCATTCCTAAATGGTGTAATGCTAGACTTTTGCTTAACTTAAGGGCTCAGGATTTGGGGACTGGACCATGCAGGGTTACTAGTCAATAATGAGCATTCCCTTCTCTCATGCATACAAGATCAAATAATCTAGCTCTACAGAGTAGGGGCTATGTGAGTGAGGGATACCCTGATCTATATTGATCAGGCGATGATCCTGTGAAGATCCCTGACTTCTCATTTCTCAGTAGATGCCTCTCCTCCTCAGAAAACCCTCTCAtaacaggatttaaaaaaaaccaatcccAACACtgagcaaaattataaagaaagtcTAACTCTGTTGCAGAATTGCACTCCCATAGTTCCCTCCCACTCCTAAAAAGGAGGATGATCTATTCTCAGATCTTGTTGAAGTTAAGTTTGGCTTGATCTACTTTCCAGGGTCCACTGACAATGGTGCTGCAGCCTTCAGTAGGACCCTTGAGTTACTTCCCAAGATAATATTGAAATTGGAGTCAGGACAATAGAATCAGGTCTTGGCCCTTTCTCTTAGCTATGTGTGACTCCTATGTCTGAGTAGCTTAATCTCTTTTGGTTTGACTTTACTCATCTGTAGCATACCTCTGACTAGGCCTCTGAAATCCCTTCAAGTGTAAATACTGGTCAGGCACCTAGCTATTATGAGCCCCTGCACATAGAtactgaagaaacaaaaacaagtaaGATAGTTTGGGCAATTAAGCTGAAGGTATGGGTCTAAATAAAGAATCTATCATCTGAGTAGAATTGACTTAGTAGGAATTCATAAGAGGGAGAGTTCACTTCTAGCTAAGGgagaggtg
Coding sequences within it:
- the LOC141495715 gene encoding eukaryotic translation initiation factor 3 subunit C isoform X1, translated to MSRFFTTGSDSESESSLSGEELAPKPVGGNYGKQPLLLSEDEEDTKRVVRSAKDKRFEELTNLIRTIRNAMKIRDVTKCLEEFELLGKAFGKAKSIVDKEGVPRFYIRILADLEDYLNELWEDKEGKKKMNKNNAKALSTLRQKIRKYNRDYEAQITSYKQNPEQSADEDAEKNEEDSEGSSSSDEDEDGLSATSFLKKKSEAPSGESRKFLKKMEDEDEDSEDSDDDEDWGSDSTSSDSDSEEDDGKYTLLASKFLKKESTTDKKAAEKKREDKAKKKHDRKSKRLDEEEEDNEGGEWERVRGGAPLVKEKPKMFAKGTEITHAIVVKKLNEILQARGKKGTDRAAQIELLQLLVQIVAENNLGEGVIVKIKFNIIASLYDYNPNLATYMKPEMWQKCLDCINELMDILFANPNIFVGENILEESENLSNFEQPLRVRGCILTLVERMDEEFTKIMQNTDPHSQEYVEHLKDEARVCAIIERVQRYLQEKGTTEEICRIYLRRVLHTYYKFDYKAHQRQLAPPEGSSKSEQDQAENEGEDSAVLMERLCKYIYAKDRTDRIRTCAILCHIYHHALHSRWYQARDLMLMSHLQDNIQHADPPVQILYNRTMVQLGICAFRQGLTKDAHNALLDIQSSGRAKELLGQGLLLRSLQERNQEQEKVERRRQVPFHLHINLELLECVYLVSAMLLEIPYMAAHESDARRRMISKQFHHQLRVGERQPLLGPPESMREHVVAASKAMKMGDWKTCHSFIINEKMNGKVWDLFPEANKVRTMLVRKIQEESLRTYLFTYSSVYDSISMETLSDMFQLDLPTVHSIISKMIISEELMASLDQPTQTVVMHRTEPTAQQNLALQLAEKLGSLVENNERVFDHKQGTYGGYFRDQKDGYRKNEGGYMRRGGYRQQQSQTSY
- the LOC141495715 gene encoding eukaryotic translation initiation factor 3 subunit C isoform X2 translates to MSRFFTTGSDSESESSLSGEELAPKPVGGNYGKQPLLLSEDEEDTKRVVRSAKDKRFEELTNLIRTIRNAMKIRDVTKCLEEFELLGKAFGKAKSIVDKEGVPRFYIRILADLEDYLNELWEDKEGKKKMNKNNAKALSTLRQKIRKYNRDYEAQITSYKQNPEQSADEDAEKNEEDSEGSSSSDEDEDGLSATSFLKKKSEAPSGESRKFLKKMEDEDEDSEDSDDDEDWGSDSTSSDSDSEEDDGKYTLLASKFLKKESTTDKKAAEKKREDKAKKKHDRKSKRLDEEEEDNEGGEWERVRGGAPLVKPKMFAKGTEITHAIVVKKLNEILQARGKKGTDRAAQIELLQLLVQIVAENNLGEGVIVKIKFNIIASLYDYNPNLATYMKPEMWQKCLDCINELMDILFANPNIFVGENILEESENLSNFEQPLRVRGCILTLVERMDEEFTKIMQNTDPHSQEYVEHLKDEARVCAIIERVQRYLQEKGTTEEICRIYLRRVLHTYYKFDYKAHQRQLAPPEGSSKSEQDQAENEGEDSAVLMERLCKYIYAKDRTDRIRTCAILCHIYHHALHSRWYQARDLMLMSHLQDNIQHADPPVQILYNRTMVQLGICAFRQGLTKDAHNALLDIQSSGRAKELLGQGLLLRSLQERNQEQEKVERRRQVPFHLHINLELLECVYLVSAMLLEIPYMAAHESDARRRMISKQFHHQLRVGERQPLLGPPESMREHVVAASKAMKMGDWKTCHSFIINEKMNGKVWDLFPEANKVRTMLVRKIQEESLRTYLFTYSSVYDSISMETLSDMFQLDLPTVHSIISKMIISEELMASLDQPTQTVVMHRTEPTAQQNLALQLAEKLGSLVENNERVFDHKQGTYGGYFRDQKDGYRKNEGGYMRRGGYRQQQSQTSY